A genomic region of Colletes latitarsis isolate SP2378_abdomen chromosome 7, iyColLati1, whole genome shotgun sequence contains the following coding sequences:
- the Hcs gene encoding holocarboxylase synthetase-like protein isoform X1 — protein MILTLLYMIATSIQSRRILFLKTHLRNLFQGNRTHYPSIMFYNKTLLDSCKESKSATDECENDEFMTSCLCSNKSDAKLDELLWYHGDMRLCTIYPQQQVDISSWLTYQYGRTVFPLYTNNCSETLFQSEYKLYILVEADLQSYKPTAAAKATKVEDYGLIITWTANKSIDLIIETDLDTVTKFLIASMEGQCYINNGLLLKRIETVLISGKPCLYNNDLFNSPSIKNKAEWETHIEKLRALSNTAKIAAEQRKSLEVEEFPGIVVYPENCITDKEVECIYCVASNEILESEGTSRVSTPTSISIPQQENQTLPNVTQVSANDNIQFQDMSRSDNKSVDRLDDLTSESKDIPHSENKSVDLLDNLLISDIKEIIQASCVATESSGKSSDQITYYSTKDSKATPSKSNFKQSMEEVTAKLSTKITKPPNILIFADSSIALNNVKDVLEKSLNTDKYIIYALSLEEARNGSWIEQATLVVVCGNVGNEVGNQIVEYILHGGKLLALCSDVLHILLPSFKTAEVRENELVHFSYGKWKHVRMMHHIFCYQASPIRTRFSQDHEDVKVSSLPPPTSANVKDKRGNSHSFNVKVLGTEETWHTPSILLASLTGNGGKIVFSQIHLEVDPMQYELEESKFKALKESNAARIEILNDLLNVHLGIELQTTPRTPVTYTPAFFLGHHQLKQEMLEKLKDVMQSNDILKLPNIEIQFCRSNTTACSASATLLPIMLHQCPDNFSTIEYFENLTSKEFGRLVIYADVMTLTMDILNGHQFQHGLAVIARQQTQGRGRNKNKWVSPKGCAMFSLEIDVPTNTILGKCISILQNLVSVAIVSAIKSLPGYEDIDLRLKWPNDIYAGDKIKIGGIMISTQIMSDLNICNVGVGINLFNEKPTCCINDIIKMFNKVYHKELKTIAYEQYFAIVFSEIERWYNIMQSGRKDIFLDAYYTYWLHSDENVTVVSTSGTSKKVKILGIDEYGYLRVRDEDGDIFSVHSDGNSFDIFKGLIIPK, from the exons ATGATTTTAACATTGTTATATATGATTGCAACTTCAATACAGTCCAGAAGGATACTGTTTTTAAAAACCCATTTACGTAATTTGTTTCAAGGGAATAGAACTCATTACCCATCAATCATGTTTTACAATAAAACACTGTTAGATTCATGTAAag aatcaaAGTCTGCCACGGATGAGTGTGAAAATGACGAGTTTATGACTTCTTGTTTGTGTTCAAATAAAAGTGACGCTAAACTCGACGAATTATTATGGTATCATGGCGATATGAGATTATGCACTATATATCCTCAA CAACAGGTTGACATATCAAGTTGGTTGACTTATCAGTATGGCAGAACAGTTTTCCCTTTGTATACGAATAATTGTAGCGAAACTTTATTTCAATCAGAGTACAAACTTTATATTCTCGTTGAAGCTGATCTTCAGAGCTACAAACCCACAGCCGCAGCAAAAGCTACAAAG GTTGAAGATTATGGTTTAATTATTACTTGGACAGCTAATAAAAGTATCGATTTAATTATAGAGACAGATTTAGATACGGtcacaaaatttttaatcgcaTCAATGGAAGGTCAATGTTATATTAATAATGGCTTGTTGCTGAAACGTATAGAAA CTGTCCTGATATCAGGAAAGCCTTGTCTTTATAACAACGACCTGTTCAATTCACCATCAATTAAAA ATAAAGCAGAATGGGAGACACATATAGAAAAACTAAGAGCATTAAGTAACACTGCAAAAATAGCAGCAGAGCAACGTAAATCGTTAGAAGTCGAGGAATTTCCAGGCATAGTAGTATACCCAGAAAATTGCATAACAGATAAAGAAGTTGAATGTATATATTGTGTAGCATCAAACGAAATACTAG aaagcGAAGGTACAAGTCGTGTTTCCACACCAACTTCCATAAGTATTCCACAACAAGAGAATCAGACGTTACCAAACGTAACGCAAGTCTCTGCTAACGATAACATTCAATTTCAAGATATGTCGCGTTCCGATAATAAATCAGTAGATCGGCTCGACGACTTAACATCCGAAAGCAAAG ATATACCACATTCCGAGAATAAATCAGTAGATCTGCTCGACAACTTATTAATATCTGACATTAAAGAGATTATACAGGCATCTTGTGTCGCTACCGAGAGTTCCGGCAAGTCTTCTGACCAAATAACTTACTACAGTACAAAGGATAGTAAAGCGACACCATCCAAAAGTAATTTCAA acAATCCATGGAGGAAGTGACAGCAAAATTGTCGACTAAAATTACAAAACcaccaaatattttaatatttgcagATAGTAGTATTGCACTTAACAACGTGAAGGACGTATTGGAGAAGTCTCTCAACACAGATAA ATATATCATTTATGCGTTGTCCTTAGAAGAGGCACGTAATGGCTCGTGGATAGAACAAGCAACTTTAGTTGTTGTTTGTGGCAATGTTGGTAACGAGGTTGGAAATCAAATTGTTGAATATATTCTACACGGTGGTAAACTTCTCGCTTTATGTTCCGATGTACTTCACATTTTACTCCCGTCGTTTAAAACCGCGGAAGTACGTGAGAACGAACTCGTTCATTTCTCTTATGGAAAATGGAAACATGTACGCATGATGCATCATATCTTCTGTTATCAAGCGTCTCCTATAAGAACGAGATTCTCTCAGGATCACGAAGACGTAAA agTGTCTAGTCTCCCTCCCCCGACGTCGGCAAACGTGAAAGACAAAAGGGGGAATTCGCATTCGTTTAACGTGAAAGTGTTAGGAACGGAAGAAACATGGCACACGCCGAGCATTTTACTCGCGAGTCTTACGGGAAACGGCGGTAAAATCGTTTTCTCCCAAATACACCTGGAAGTGGACCCGATGCAGTATGAGCTCGAAGAGAGTAAATTTAAAGCTCTGAAAGAAAGCAATGCTGCCAGAATAGAGATACTGAATGATTTATTAAATGTTCATCTCGGTATAGAACTTCAGACTACTCCGCGAACACCTGTAACTTACACGCCAGCTTTCTTCTTGGGGCATCACCAA TTGAAGCAGGAAatgttagaaaaattaaaagaCGTTATGCAATCAAACGATATTTTAAAGCTACCAAATATAGAAATACAATTCTGTCGAAGTAATACGACCGCATGTTCAGCCTCCGCTACGTTGCTTCCAATAATGCTACATCAGTGCCCTGATAATTTTTCGACGATCGAGTATTTCGAG AACTTAACTTCGAAGGAATTCGGCCGTTTAGTAATATATGCGGATGTAATGACATTAACGATGGACATCTTGAATGGACACCAATTTCAGCATGGTTTGGCTGTTATTGCTCGACAACAAACTCAAGGTCGAG GGCGAAATAAGAACAAATGGGTCAGTCCAAAAGGATGTGCAATGTTTAGTTTAGAAATTGACGTGCCGACGAATACCATACTTGGAAAGTGTATCTCGATTTTGCAAAATTTGGTTTCTGTTGCGATTGTATCTGCCATTAAATCTCTGCCTGGATATGAG GATATTGATCTCAGATTAAAATGGCCTAATGATATTTATGCTggtgataaaattaaaattggtgGAATAATGATATCTACCCAAATAATGTCAGATCTTAACATATGTAATGTTG GAGTCGGAATAAATTTATTCAACGAGAAGCCTACGTGTTGTATTAACGACATAattaaaatgtttaataaaGTTTATCACAAAGAGTTGAAAACAATCgcgtacgaacaatattttgccaTTGTATTTAGTGAGATTGAGAGATGGTATAATATCATGCAAAGTGGACGTAAGGATATTTTCTTGGATGCTTATTATACATATTGGTTGCACTC TGACGAGAACGTGACGGTAGTTTCAACATCAGGTACGtcaaaaaaagttaaaattcTAGGTATCGATGAGTATGGATATTTACGCGTCCGTGACGAGGATGGGGATATATTCAGTGTACATTCGGACGGTAATTCTTTTGATATTTTCAAAGGTCTCATAATtccaaaataa
- the Hcs gene encoding holocarboxylase synthetase-like protein isoform X4 — MTSCLCSNKSDAKLDELLWYHGDMRLCTIYPQQQVDISSWLTYQYGRTVFPLYTNNCSETLFQSEYKLYILVEADLQSYKPTAAAKATKVEDYGLIITWTANKSIDLIIETDLDTVTKFLIASMEGQCYINNGLLLKRIETVLISGKPCLYNNDLFNSPSIKNKAEWETHIEKLRALSNTAKIAAEQRKSLEVEEFPGIVVYPENCITDKEVECIYCVASNEILESEGTSRVSTPTSISIPQQENQTLPNVTQVSANDNIQFQDMSRSDNKSVDRLDDLTSESKDIPHSENKSVDLLDNLLISDIKEIIQASCVATESSGKSSDQITYYSTKDSKATPSKSNFKQSMEEVTAKLSTKITKPPNILIFADSSIALNNVKDVLEKSLNTDKYIIYALSLEEARNGSWIEQATLVVVCGNVGNEVGNQIVEYILHGGKLLALCSDVLHILLPSFKTAEVRENELVHFSYGKWKHVRMMHHIFCYQASPIRTRFSQDHEDVKVSSLPPPTSANVKDKRGNSHSFNVKVLGTEETWHTPSILLASLTGNGGKIVFSQIHLEVDPMQYELEESKFKALKESNAARIEILNDLLNVHLGIELQTTPRTPVTYTPAFFLGHHQLKQEMLEKLKDVMQSNDILKLPNIEIQFCRSNTTACSASATLLPIMLHQCPDNFSTIEYFENLTSKEFGRLVIYADVMTLTMDILNGHQFQHGLAVIARQQTQGRGRNKNKWVSPKGCAMFSLEIDVPTNTILGKCISILQNLVSVAIVSAIKSLPGYEDIDLRLKWPNDIYAGDKIKIGGIMISTQIMSDLNICNVGVGINLFNEKPTCCINDIIKMFNKVYHKELKTIAYEQYFAIVFSEIERWYNIMQSGRKDIFLDAYYTYWLHSDENVTVVSTSGTSKKVKILGIDEYGYLRVRDEDGDIFSVHSDGNSFDIFKGLIIPK; from the exons ATGACTTCTTGTTTGTGTTCAAATAAAAGTGACGCTAAACTCGACGAATTATTATGGTATCATGGCGATATGAGATTATGCACTATATATCCTCAA CAACAGGTTGACATATCAAGTTGGTTGACTTATCAGTATGGCAGAACAGTTTTCCCTTTGTATACGAATAATTGTAGCGAAACTTTATTTCAATCAGAGTACAAACTTTATATTCTCGTTGAAGCTGATCTTCAGAGCTACAAACCCACAGCCGCAGCAAAAGCTACAAAG GTTGAAGATTATGGTTTAATTATTACTTGGACAGCTAATAAAAGTATCGATTTAATTATAGAGACAGATTTAGATACGGtcacaaaatttttaatcgcaTCAATGGAAGGTCAATGTTATATTAATAATGGCTTGTTGCTGAAACGTATAGAAA CTGTCCTGATATCAGGAAAGCCTTGTCTTTATAACAACGACCTGTTCAATTCACCATCAATTAAAA ATAAAGCAGAATGGGAGACACATATAGAAAAACTAAGAGCATTAAGTAACACTGCAAAAATAGCAGCAGAGCAACGTAAATCGTTAGAAGTCGAGGAATTTCCAGGCATAGTAGTATACCCAGAAAATTGCATAACAGATAAAGAAGTTGAATGTATATATTGTGTAGCATCAAACGAAATACTAG aaagcGAAGGTACAAGTCGTGTTTCCACACCAACTTCCATAAGTATTCCACAACAAGAGAATCAGACGTTACCAAACGTAACGCAAGTCTCTGCTAACGATAACATTCAATTTCAAGATATGTCGCGTTCCGATAATAAATCAGTAGATCGGCTCGACGACTTAACATCCGAAAGCAAAG ATATACCACATTCCGAGAATAAATCAGTAGATCTGCTCGACAACTTATTAATATCTGACATTAAAGAGATTATACAGGCATCTTGTGTCGCTACCGAGAGTTCCGGCAAGTCTTCTGACCAAATAACTTACTACAGTACAAAGGATAGTAAAGCGACACCATCCAAAAGTAATTTCAA acAATCCATGGAGGAAGTGACAGCAAAATTGTCGACTAAAATTACAAAACcaccaaatattttaatatttgcagATAGTAGTATTGCACTTAACAACGTGAAGGACGTATTGGAGAAGTCTCTCAACACAGATAA ATATATCATTTATGCGTTGTCCTTAGAAGAGGCACGTAATGGCTCGTGGATAGAACAAGCAACTTTAGTTGTTGTTTGTGGCAATGTTGGTAACGAGGTTGGAAATCAAATTGTTGAATATATTCTACACGGTGGTAAACTTCTCGCTTTATGTTCCGATGTACTTCACATTTTACTCCCGTCGTTTAAAACCGCGGAAGTACGTGAGAACGAACTCGTTCATTTCTCTTATGGAAAATGGAAACATGTACGCATGATGCATCATATCTTCTGTTATCAAGCGTCTCCTATAAGAACGAGATTCTCTCAGGATCACGAAGACGTAAA agTGTCTAGTCTCCCTCCCCCGACGTCGGCAAACGTGAAAGACAAAAGGGGGAATTCGCATTCGTTTAACGTGAAAGTGTTAGGAACGGAAGAAACATGGCACACGCCGAGCATTTTACTCGCGAGTCTTACGGGAAACGGCGGTAAAATCGTTTTCTCCCAAATACACCTGGAAGTGGACCCGATGCAGTATGAGCTCGAAGAGAGTAAATTTAAAGCTCTGAAAGAAAGCAATGCTGCCAGAATAGAGATACTGAATGATTTATTAAATGTTCATCTCGGTATAGAACTTCAGACTACTCCGCGAACACCTGTAACTTACACGCCAGCTTTCTTCTTGGGGCATCACCAA TTGAAGCAGGAAatgttagaaaaattaaaagaCGTTATGCAATCAAACGATATTTTAAAGCTACCAAATATAGAAATACAATTCTGTCGAAGTAATACGACCGCATGTTCAGCCTCCGCTACGTTGCTTCCAATAATGCTACATCAGTGCCCTGATAATTTTTCGACGATCGAGTATTTCGAG AACTTAACTTCGAAGGAATTCGGCCGTTTAGTAATATATGCGGATGTAATGACATTAACGATGGACATCTTGAATGGACACCAATTTCAGCATGGTTTGGCTGTTATTGCTCGACAACAAACTCAAGGTCGAG GGCGAAATAAGAACAAATGGGTCAGTCCAAAAGGATGTGCAATGTTTAGTTTAGAAATTGACGTGCCGACGAATACCATACTTGGAAAGTGTATCTCGATTTTGCAAAATTTGGTTTCTGTTGCGATTGTATCTGCCATTAAATCTCTGCCTGGATATGAG GATATTGATCTCAGATTAAAATGGCCTAATGATATTTATGCTggtgataaaattaaaattggtgGAATAATGATATCTACCCAAATAATGTCAGATCTTAACATATGTAATGTTG GAGTCGGAATAAATTTATTCAACGAGAAGCCTACGTGTTGTATTAACGACATAattaaaatgtttaataaaGTTTATCACAAAGAGTTGAAAACAATCgcgtacgaacaatattttgccaTTGTATTTAGTGAGATTGAGAGATGGTATAATATCATGCAAAGTGGACGTAAGGATATTTTCTTGGATGCTTATTATACATATTGGTTGCACTC TGACGAGAACGTGACGGTAGTTTCAACATCAGGTACGtcaaaaaaagttaaaattcTAGGTATCGATGAGTATGGATATTTACGCGTCCGTGACGAGGATGGGGATATATTCAGTGTACATTCGGACGGTAATTCTTTTGATATTTTCAAAGGTCTCATAATtccaaaataa